The sequence TCCCTGCCCCTGCCTGATGCTCCCCAGTGTTCCCAGGGCAGAGTAGCATGGTCCCTGGTGTGCAGTGGGGGCTCAGTCCTGCACGTGAATGTGACTGAGTTCTCTGCTTTTATTTCAGATCTTCCCTGACCCGTCAGACTTTGACCGCTGCTGCAAACTGAAGGACCGTCTGCCGTCCATCGTGGTGGAGCCCACAGAGGGGGAGGTGGAGAGTGGGGAGCTCCGGTGGCCCCCCGAGGAGTTCTTGGTCCAGGAGGACGCGCAGGACAACTGTGAAGAGACAGCGAGTGAAAACAAGGAGCAGTAGAGTCCACGCCGGCTCCCTCGGGGTCACACCAGACAGCCTCTGTACCTGAACTGTGTTCTTTCCCACTACCATGGAAGGAGAGCGTGTGTGAGCCTCTGCAGTTCTGCACACGTCAGATGATGGCTTCCTTTCTGCACCTGCAAATCACTgagttggttttcttttcttttcttttccttttttgagatGTCGGGCAGCAGAGCCCTCTGTGACTGCGCGCCAGGCCTTTTGAGAAAGGAAGCTTCTTAGAGCAGGGGTGGGGTGCAGGGAGGCAGGCATCTTGGAGATCATTATCTGAACTCAGGCGGGCTGAGGGCAGCCCTGTGACTCCAGTGGGCTCCGGGGGAGGGCGTCTGgggcaagaaaaacaaacaggagatgaaagagaaatgaaaactgagcaGAGAAGTGCGGCCAGG is a genomic window of Muntiacus reevesi chromosome 3, mMunRee1.1, whole genome shotgun sequence containing:
- the LBH gene encoding protein LBH: MSVYFPIHCPDYLSSAEMTEVMMNTPSMEEIGLNPRKDGLSYQIFPDPSDFDRCCKLKDRLPSIVVEPTEGEVESGELRWPPEEFLVQEDAQDNCEETASENKEQ